The following are from one region of the Bradyrhizobium sediminis genome:
- a CDS encoding amino acid ABC transporter permease, whose product MQNFLRDAADFLPILLQGVWLTIIVTIGSLLLSTVLGLLWALMRVSGVRLLTGLSAGLINVIRGIPIIVLLFYLYFVMPDFGIAMSALQASILGLGIAYSAYQAENFRAGIEAIDKGQIEAAQTIGMGWWLTMRRVVLPQAVRIVLPPYGNIMIMLLKDSSQASTITVAELALQGKLIASSTFKNTSVFTLVALMYLTMSVPLILLVRHFEKKANRR is encoded by the coding sequence ATGCAAAATTTCCTGCGCGACGCTGCCGATTTCCTGCCGATCCTGCTGCAGGGCGTATGGCTGACGATCATCGTCACCATAGGTTCGCTGCTGCTGTCGACCGTTCTCGGATTGCTTTGGGCCTTGATGCGGGTCTCCGGCGTTCGTCTCCTCACCGGGCTGAGCGCCGGGCTCATCAACGTCATCCGCGGCATCCCGATCATCGTCCTGCTGTTTTATCTTTATTTCGTGATGCCCGACTTCGGCATCGCGATGTCGGCGCTGCAGGCGTCGATCCTCGGGCTCGGCATCGCCTACTCAGCCTACCAGGCGGAGAACTTTCGCGCCGGCATCGAGGCCATCGACAAGGGACAGATCGAGGCCGCGCAGACGATCGGGATGGGCTGGTGGCTGACCATGCGCCGGGTGGTGTTGCCGCAGGCGGTCCGCATCGTGCTGCCGCCCTACGGCAACATCATGATCATGCTGCTGAAGGATTCCTCGCAAGCCTCCACCATTACGGTCGCCGAGCTCGCGTTGCAGGGCAAGCTGATCGCGTCCTCGACCTTCAAGAACACCAGCGTATTCACGCTCGTCGCGCTGATGTATCTCACCATGAGCGTTCCGCTGATCCTTCTGGTCCGGCATTTCGAGAAGAAGGCGAACCGCCGATGA
- a CDS encoding aspartate aminotransferase family protein, producing MPFTANRQFKAEPRLIASAEGIHYTTVDGRKVIDGSAGLWCVNAGHGRREIADAVSRQLMALDYAPSFQIGHPIAFDFAEKLAAIAPAGLDRVFFTNSGSESVDTALKIALAYHRAAGQPTRTRLIGRERGYHGVGFGGMSVGGMVNNRRAFATHLPGVDHISHTHDLARNAFSRGLPAHGAELADDVERLVALHGSETIAAVIVEPVAGSTGVLLPPQGYLQRLRALCDKHGILLIFDEVITGFGRLGAPFAANYFGVTPDLITSAKGITNGTIPLGAVFASRKIHDALMVGPTSQIELFHGYTYSAHPVACAAGLATLEIYRKENLLTRGAELADYWQDAMHSLRGSPNVIDIRAIGLVAGIELSSRPDAAGSRAYDVMVDCFNRGLVVRVTGDIIAMSPPLIIERGQIDEIVTILGDALKRVA from the coding sequence CCGAAGGTATCCACTACACGACGGTCGATGGCCGCAAGGTGATCGACGGATCGGCTGGGCTGTGGTGCGTCAACGCAGGCCATGGCCGGCGGGAGATCGCGGATGCGGTTTCCCGGCAGCTGATGGCGCTGGACTATGCGCCGTCATTTCAGATCGGGCATCCGATCGCGTTCGATTTCGCCGAGAAGCTGGCGGCGATCGCGCCCGCCGGCCTCGATCGCGTCTTCTTCACCAATTCCGGTTCCGAGTCCGTCGACACGGCACTCAAGATTGCGCTGGCCTATCATCGCGCCGCCGGGCAGCCGACGCGCACCCGCCTGATCGGCCGCGAGCGCGGCTATCATGGCGTCGGTTTCGGCGGCATGTCGGTCGGCGGCATGGTCAACAACCGCAGGGCGTTCGCCACGCATCTTCCGGGCGTCGATCATATCAGCCATACCCACGATCTCGCCCGCAACGCCTTCAGCAGGGGCCTGCCGGCTCATGGCGCCGAACTCGCTGACGACGTCGAGCGTCTGGTCGCGCTGCACGGCTCCGAGACGATCGCGGCGGTTATCGTCGAGCCCGTCGCCGGCTCGACCGGCGTATTGCTCCCGCCGCAGGGCTATCTGCAGCGCCTGCGCGCGCTGTGCGACAAGCACGGCATCCTCCTGATCTTCGACGAGGTGATTACCGGATTCGGCCGCCTTGGCGCACCCTTTGCCGCCAACTATTTCGGCGTCACGCCCGATCTCATCACTTCCGCCAAGGGAATCACCAACGGCACGATTCCGCTGGGCGCGGTATTCGCGAGCCGCAAGATCCACGATGCGCTGATGGTCGGACCGACCAGCCAGATCGAATTGTTCCACGGCTATACCTATTCCGCCCATCCGGTCGCCTGCGCGGCCGGGCTTGCGACGCTGGAAATCTACCGGAAGGAGAACTTGCTGACGCGTGGCGCCGAGCTTGCCGATTATTGGCAGGACGCGATGCATTCGCTGCGGGGCTCGCCGAACGTGATCGATATCCGTGCCATCGGTCTCGTCGCGGGCATCGAGCTGTCGTCACGGCCGGATGCGGCAGGTAGCCGCGCCTACGATGTCATGGTTGACTGCTTCAACCGCGGCCTCGTGGTCCGCGTCACCGGCGACATCATCGCAATGTCGCCGCCGCTGATCATCGAGCGCGGCCAGATCGACGAAATCGTGACCATACTCGGCGACGCGCTGAAGCGCGTGGCCTGA
- a CDS encoding amino acid ABC transporter ATP-binding protein: MIELKDVHKRFGAVEVLKGITASVEKSEVVCIVGPSGSGKSTILRCINGLESYDAGDIVVEGARVESHAPSIVAIRTQVSMVFQRFNLFPHRTALENVVEGPIYVKKEPRSEALERGHALLAQVGLTEKADAHPTQLSGGQQQRVAIARALAMQPKAILFDEPTSALDPELVGEVLGVMRKLADDGMTMIVVTHEMGFAREVADRVLFIDGGIIVEQGPAKSVLNQPQHARTQDFLRRVLHPL; this comes from the coding sequence ATGATCGAGCTGAAGGACGTTCACAAGCGCTTCGGCGCGGTCGAGGTGCTGAAGGGCATCACCGCGTCGGTCGAGAAGAGTGAGGTGGTCTGCATCGTCGGCCCGTCGGGTTCCGGCAAGTCGACGATCCTGCGTTGCATCAACGGCCTGGAGAGCTACGACGCCGGCGACATCGTGGTGGAAGGCGCGCGGGTCGAAAGCCATGCGCCGTCGATCGTCGCGATCCGGACCCAGGTATCGATGGTGTTCCAGCGCTTCAATCTGTTTCCACATCGCACCGCCCTGGAAAATGTCGTCGAGGGACCGATCTACGTGAAGAAGGAACCGCGTAGCGAGGCGCTGGAGCGCGGCCACGCGCTGCTGGCGCAGGTTGGCCTTACCGAAAAAGCCGATGCCCATCCGACGCAGCTTTCCGGCGGCCAGCAGCAGCGCGTCGCCATCGCGCGTGCGCTGGCGATGCAGCCCAAGGCGATCCTGTTCGACGAGCCGACATCCGCGCTCGATCCCGAGCTGGTCGGCGAAGTGCTCGGCGTGATGCGCAAACTCGCCGATGACGGCATGACCATGATCGTGGTCACGCACGAGATGGGATTTGCACGAGAAGTCGCCGATCGGGTGCTGTTCATCGACGGCGGGATCATCGTGGAGCAGGGTCCGGCGAAATCCGTGCTCAACCAGCCGCAGCACGCCCGGACACAGGATTTCCTGCGTCGCGTGCTGCATCCTTTGTGA
- a CDS encoding ABC transporter substrate-binding protein has product MLFKRLVLAATAALVLASAAPGSAQQVLKVGSTPTGVPFTFLDTKTNSIQGVMVDLITEIGKDAGFQVQIEPMQFSTLVPSLTSNKIDIISAAMFATAARKEVIDFSDPVYSYGEGLLVPKADTKNYASQEDLKGQAVGAQVGTAFVDALKKTGLFSEVKVYDTIPDILRDVNAGRLKAGFADYPILAYNLKQGGFPEVRLVDTYKPTTVGTVAIGIRKGDQDLLKKINASLARLKANGAVDKILDKWGLKAKAA; this is encoded by the coding sequence ATGCTTTTCAAACGTCTCGTTCTGGCCGCCACCGCGGCCCTCGTCCTTGCTTCCGCGGCGCCTGGGTCAGCGCAACAAGTGCTCAAGGTCGGCTCGACCCCGACCGGCGTGCCGTTCACCTTCCTCGACACCAAGACCAACAGCATCCAGGGCGTGATGGTCGATCTGATTACGGAGATTGGCAAGGATGCCGGCTTCCAGGTCCAGATCGAGCCGATGCAGTTCTCCACGCTGGTCCCTTCGCTGACGTCGAACAAGATCGACATCATCTCGGCGGCGATGTTCGCCACGGCGGCTCGCAAGGAGGTGATCGATTTCTCCGATCCCGTCTACAGCTATGGCGAGGGACTTCTGGTGCCGAAGGCCGACACCAAGAACTACGCCTCGCAGGAAGACCTGAAAGGCCAGGCGGTCGGGGCCCAGGTCGGCACCGCCTTTGTCGATGCGCTGAAAAAGACGGGATTGTTCAGTGAGGTCAAGGTCTACGACACCATTCCGGACATCCTGCGCGACGTGAATGCGGGCCGTCTCAAGGCGGGTTTCGCCGATTATCCGATCCTGGCCTACAACCTCAAGCAGGGCGGTTTCCCCGAGGTTCGTCTGGTCGATACCTACAAGCCGACCACCGTCGGTACGGTCGCTATCGGGATCCGCAAGGGGGACCAGGATCTGCTGAAGAAAATCAACGCCTCGCTCGCCAGGCTCAAGGCCAACGGTGCCGTCGACAAGATTCTCGACAAATGGGGGCTCAAGGCCAAGGCCGCCTGA
- a CDS encoding D-amino acid dehydrogenase, giving the protein MKVLVLGGGVIGVTTAYYLARSGHEVTVVDRQAATALETSFANAGEVSPGYSSPWAGPGVPVKAVKWLLMKHGPLVIRPKLDPAMWLWLAKMLRNCTSARYAVNKSRMIPLAEYSRDCLRTLRAETAIRYDERSRGTLQLFRKQSQVDGIADDIAVLKQYGVPYEVLDRDGCVGAEPALAAVKHKIAGGLRLPQDETGDCHMFTQALAAHAAKLGVQFRLETTIERLMADATGIAGVATSAGVLRADAYVVALGSWSSRLLRPLGISIPVYPVKGYSITVPIADPDAAPVSTVMDESYKVAITRLGDRIRVGGTAEVSGYSNKLHPARQATLDHSLTDLFPRGGRLAEATFWSGLRPMTPDGPPVIGATRYANLHLNTGHGTLGWTMACGSGRVLADLLSGRKPDIDTAELAITRYDNRFG; this is encoded by the coding sequence GTGAAGGTACTGGTTCTCGGCGGCGGCGTCATCGGCGTTACCACCGCCTACTATCTCGCAAGGAGCGGGCACGAGGTCACGGTCGTCGACCGCCAGGCGGCGACTGCGCTCGAGACCAGCTTTGCCAACGCCGGGGAAGTATCGCCCGGCTACTCTTCGCCGTGGGCCGGGCCGGGCGTACCGGTCAAGGCGGTCAAGTGGCTGTTGATGAAGCACGGACCGCTGGTGATCCGCCCGAAGCTCGATCCAGCGATGTGGCTGTGGCTCGCCAAGATGCTGCGCAACTGCACCTCGGCGCGCTATGCGGTCAACAAGAGCCGCATGATTCCGCTGGCCGAATACAGCCGCGATTGCCTGCGCACGCTGCGCGCGGAGACCGCGATCCGTTATGACGAGCGCAGCCGCGGCACGCTGCAACTGTTCCGCAAGCAGTCCCAGGTCGATGGCATCGCCGACGACATCGCGGTGCTGAAGCAGTATGGCGTGCCATACGAGGTGCTCGACCGCGATGGCTGCGTCGGCGCGGAACCGGCGCTCGCCGCCGTGAAGCACAAGATCGCCGGCGGCCTGCGGTTGCCGCAGGATGAGACCGGCGATTGCCACATGTTCACGCAGGCACTCGCGGCGCATGCGGCGAAGCTCGGCGTTCAGTTCCGCCTCGAGACAACAATCGAGCGGTTGATGGCTGACGCCACGGGGATCGCCGGTGTCGCAACGAGCGCGGGCGTGTTGCGGGCCGACGCCTATGTGGTCGCGCTCGGCAGCTGGTCGTCGCGCCTGCTCAGGCCGCTCGGCATTTCGATCCCGGTCTATCCGGTCAAGGGCTACTCGATCACCGTGCCGATCGCCGATCCCGATGCGGCGCCGGTATCGACGGTGATGGACGAAAGCTACAAGGTGGCGATCACGCGGCTTGGTGACCGCATTCGTGTCGGCGGCACCGCCGAGGTGTCAGGTTATTCGAACAAGCTCCATCCGGCCCGACAGGCGACGCTCGACCATTCCCTGACCGACCTGTTCCCGCGCGGCGGCCGGCTGGCGGAGGCCACATTCTGGAGCGGGTTGCGGCCGATGACGCCGGACGGTCCGCCGGTGATCGGTGCGACCCGCTACGCCAACCTCCATCTCAACACCGGTCATGGCACGCTCGGCTGGACCATGGCGTGCGGCTCGGGGCGTGTGCTCGCCGATCTGCTTTCGGGCCGCAAGCCCGACATCGACACCGCCGAACTGGCGATCACCAGATACGACAATCGTTTCGGTTGA
- a CDS encoding cupin domain-containing protein: protein MSKKAAKAEPAVDVAVGQRIRDLRRTRAMSLETVAARTDLSIGFLSQIERGLSSPSLRVLATLADVLGVGIAGLFGGKETAGTAPDAVVTRERQRAKLNLWRTGISKQLLSPAGSDGRLNLFLVHMEPGGSTGDELYTHDGEEAGLVLSGEMKLVVDAESWTLKQGDSFRFASRRPHRFSNPSDDSKAVVLWVNCVSASS, encoded by the coding sequence ATGAGCAAGAAGGCCGCCAAGGCGGAGCCGGCGGTGGATGTCGCGGTCGGACAACGGATCCGCGATTTGCGACGAACCCGCGCCATGTCGCTCGAGACGGTTGCCGCCCGCACCGATCTGTCGATCGGCTTTCTCAGCCAGATCGAGCGCGGCCTGTCCTCGCCCTCGCTGCGGGTGCTGGCTACTCTGGCGGATGTGCTGGGCGTCGGCATCGCCGGATTATTCGGCGGCAAGGAGACGGCCGGCACCGCGCCCGACGCCGTCGTCACCCGCGAGCGCCAGCGCGCCAAGTTGAACCTCTGGCGTACCGGAATCTCAAAGCAGTTGCTCAGTCCGGCCGGATCGGATGGCCGCCTCAACCTGTTTCTCGTCCACATGGAGCCTGGCGGCAGCACAGGCGACGAACTCTACACCCATGACGGCGAGGAAGCCGGCCTCGTGCTCTCCGGCGAAATGAAACTCGTTGTCGATGCCGAAAGCTGGACACTCAAGCAGGGCGACAGCTTCCGCTTCGCAAGCCGCCGCCCGCACCGGTTCAGCAATCCGTCGGATGACTCCAAGGCGGTGGTGCTTTGGGTCAATTGCGTTTCGGCTTCGTCCTGA